One Hemibagrus wyckioides isolate EC202008001 linkage group LG09, SWU_Hwy_1.0, whole genome shotgun sequence DNA segment encodes these proteins:
- the LOC131359777 gene encoding cell surface glycoprotein 1-like, with product MDPTTCGEPSPTYERSLFCMDPTTCEEPIPTYERPLSCVDPTTCEEPIPTYERPLSCVDPTTCEEPIPTYERALSCMDTTTCEDPIPTYERALSCMDPTTCEDPIPTYERPLCCVDPTTCEDPIPTYERPLSCMDPTTCEDPIPTYERPLSCMDTTTCEDPIPTYERPLSCMDTTTCEDPIPTYERPLSCMDPTTCEDPIPTYERPLSCMDPTTCGEPLSSMDPTTCMDPTTCEGPIPTYERPLSSMEPTTCMDPTTCEGPIPTYERPLSSMEPTTCMDPTTCEGPIPTYERPLSCMDPTTCGEPISTYERPLSCMEETIPLQKPLLCDESIPSNATIPIEEAITFRESTEFHSSSAPASCPD from the coding sequence atggatcccaccacctgtggggagcccagccccacctatgagaggtcccTTTTCtgtatggaccccaccacctgtgaggagcccatccccacctatgagaggcctctctcctgtgtggaccccaccacctgtgaggagcccatccccacctatgagaggcctctctcctgtgtggACCCCACCActtgtgaggagcccatccccacctatgagagggctctctcctgtatggacaccaccacctgtgaggatcccatccccacctatgagagggctctctcctgtatggaccccaccacctgtgaggatcccatccccacctatgagaggcctctctgctgtgtggaccccaccacctgtgaggatcccatccccacctatgagaggcctctctcctgtatggaccccaccacctgtgaggatcccatccccacctatgagaggcctctctcctgtatggacaccaccacctgtgaggatcccatccccacctatgagaggcctctctcctgtatggacaccaccacctgtgaggatcccatccccacctatgagaggcctctctcctgtatggaccccaccacctgtgaggatcccatccccacctatgagaggcctctctcctgcatggatcccaccacctgtggggagcctctctcctctatggatcccaccacctgtatggatcccaccacctgtgaggggcccatccccacctatgagaggcctctctcctctatggaacccaccacctgtatggatcccaccacctgtgaggggcccatccccacctatgagaggcctctctcctctatggaacccaccacctgtatggatcccaccacctgtgaggggcccatccccacctatgagaggcctctctcctgtatggatcccaccacctgtggggagcccatctccacctatgagaggcctctctcctgtatggaggAGACCATCCCCTTGCAGAAACCTCTCCTCTGTGATGAGTCTATCCCCAGTAATGCAACCATCCCCATTGAGGAGGCCATCACCTTCAGGGAATCCACAGAGTTTCACAGTTCCTCTGCCCCAGCCTCATGTCCAGATTAA